The Eublepharis macularius isolate TG4126 chromosome 3, MPM_Emac_v1.0, whole genome shotgun sequence genome has a window encoding:
- the LOC129326438 gene encoding protein sel-1 homolog 3-like — protein sequence MQSICNAPLWPVLKADGVTWRMTVDFCALNATTPPVAPFVAKYNEILTAIAAGSRFYSMWERLQPSSRPHVLSYVDDILVHAPTEELAHQVTREVLELLRETGFKASREKAQLNQGWRASDGKPVAHLQLWQHAAVLFQSRTGPTQVTHVKGHQKSNSETAYWNDQADLAAKAAAAESALLPEPAPGFPLHPVTTRARARDQAREPACTLDLAQLQASDPEVASLLAAGGDQTGRLAIKEEEEGVVWAVGADGERHWVAFVEHIRLIDEDALKLQTKENDDLFVWLRFQARRGMAEAQQAVSRMLFWGQQGISSNLKEAVKFYEKGAARLKDPTLMYDYGVVLLKGQGVKQDIPKALDLLNQAAAQGFLPALTALGWYYQVFENDYRRAVEFWEKADEMGDPVAPSNLGAFYAYGQYPGKDRDEVAAYHYFLKSASRGHTDGAVQLAAYFSRGIPGAVSRVPLNAVLWTKWVSEQNGFLGSVLRKSLDAYLQKSWPASLLYYLLAAEAGFEVAQFNLGFLCDQDPDGLVSRYMQVSCPWRYYNLSTFSEQPAAYALLRMGDLFYGRHPRKERRDVQAAVQMYTAAALQQEPQGLYNLGLLVEEGVSIPKAALQKLGLSSSAPADPYTLLVELYGRCRDHQEEHSFVPCSLALFSVHLKYIWMFHGSIVKFSGVAVVAVMTGLGLLTVLRRLQSRNPVLPDSV from the exons atgcagtccatctgcaacgccccgtTGTGGCCGgtcctgaaagcagatggagtgacctggagaatgacggtcgacttctgCGCCCTAAacgccaccacccctccagttgccccgttCGTGGCTAAATACAACGAGATCTTGACGGCCATTGCTGCTggatcccggttctactcg ATGTGGGAGCGCCTCCAaccttcctcgaggccccacgtccTGAGCTATGTGGATGACAtcctggtccacgcccccacggaggAATTAGCCCACCAAGTCACCCGGGAAGTCCTAGAGCTTCTCCGCGAGACGGGATTCAAggccagcagggaaaaggcccaattg aaccAAGGATGGAGAGCTAGCGacgggaaacccgtagcccacctccaGCTATGGCAGCACGCGGCCGTGCTCTTCCAGTCCCGCACGGGTCCCACACAAGTGACCCACGTTAAGGGGCACCAAAAGTCCAACTCGGAGACCGcatattggaatgaccaggcagacctggCCGCTAAAGCCGCCGCCGCTGAGAGCGCCCTTTTGCCAGAACCAGCCCCAGGCTTCCCCCTCCATCCTGTTACTACCCGGGCACGGGCCCGTGATCAGGCTAGGGAGCCAGCATGCACACTGGACCTGGCCCAGCTGCAAGCATCCGACCCCGAAGTAGCTAGCCTTCTAGCCGCAGGAGGAGACCAGACAGGAAGGCTAGCCattaaggaagaagaagaaggtgtAGTATGGGCAGTAGGTGCGGatggcgaacgccactgggtg GCCTTTGTGGAGCACATCCGGCTGATTGACGAGGATGCCCTCAAGCTGCAGACCAAAGAGAACGATGACCTCTTTGTGTGGCTGAGGTTCCAGGCTCGGAGAGGCATGGCCGAGGCTCAG CAAGCGGTGAGCAGGATGTTGTTCTGGGGGCAGCAAGGAATCTCCAGCAACCTGAAGGAAGCGGTGAAGTTCTACGAGAAAGGAGCCGCTCGGCTCAAAGACCCCACCCTGATGTACGACTATGGAGTGGTGCTTCTGAAA GGCCAAGGAGTGAAGCAGGATATCCCCAAAGCTCTGGACTTGCTCAATCAGGCGGCGGCGCAG GGTTTCCTCCCAGCTCTCACAGCCTTGGGATGGTATTATCAGGTCTTTGAGAATGACTACAGGAGGGCCgtggagttctgggagaaggccGACGAGATGGGGGACCCCGTGGCCCCCTCCAACCTCGGGGCCTTCTATGCCTACGGCCAGTACCCGGGGAAAGACAGAGATGAG GTAGCAGCCTACCACTATTTTCTGAAGTCAGCCAGCCGCGGTCACACAGACGGGGCTGTGCAGCTTGCCGCCTACTTCAGCCGTGGCATCCCGGGAGCCGTTTCCAGGGTGCCCCTCAATGCTGTCTT gtggACCAAGTGGGTGTCAGAACAGAACGGCTTCCTGGGCTCTGTGCTCCGCAAGTCCCTGGATGCTTATCTACAGAAGTCGTG GCCGGCGTCCCTCCTCTATTACCTTCTGGCTGCTGAAGCAGGCTTTGAAGTAGCCCAGTTCAACCTGGGATTTCTCTGCGATCAAGATCCT GACGGCTTGGTCAGCCGCTACATGCAAGTCAGCTGCCCCTGGAGATACTACAACCTCTCCACCTTCAGCGAGCAGCCAGCTGCCTATG CTCTGCTGCGCATGGGAGACTTGTTCTACGGCAGGCACCCCAGAAAGGAAAGACGGGACGTGCAGGCAGCTGTCCAGATGTACACAGCTGCTGCTTTGCAACAGGAGCCACAG GGTCTTTACAACCTGGGCTTACTCGTCGAAGAAGGGGTTTCCATCCCCAAGGCAGCCCTTCAGAAGCTGGGACTGAGCAGTTCTGCACCCGCGGATCCCTACACCCTCCTTGTAGAGCTGTACGGAAG ATGCAGAGACCACCAAGAAGAGCATTCCTTTGTCCCCTGCAGCCTGGCCCTCTTCAGCGTCCACCTCAAATACATCTGGATGTTCCATGGATCCATTGTGAAG